GCCACCGCGGGAACCTGTCTCCGTTCCAAATCGCCTCCTCCTTGCGGCCCGGCCTCTCCGAGCACCTGTTTACCCCGCCCCCTATCATCCTCGACCTCGTTGAACCTGAAACCGGTGAGTACCATGTCCCTTGTCCCCCCACAATACGCTTGACATACCATCGTCCGTAAGCCTATAATCCCGCCGTATCGATTCCTTACCCCGACGGCGAGCGATTTCCATCTTTCATGAAGCGGCCGAAGTTCCATACCCGCGCTGCGCGGGGCACGGCGCCCGTAGATGACGATACGGGCGCGTTATCGGTCCCCATCTATCAAACGGCTTCCTTCGCCTTCCCCTTCGGCGACGCCGGGCGGGCGCTGGTCGCCGGCGAAACCGAGGGCTACTTCTACAGCCGCTTCGCCAATCCCGCCACCGCGGTTTTCGAACGGGACGTAGCGGCCTTGGAGGGTGCGGAGGCGGCGCTGGCCTTCAACTCCGGGATGGCCGCCATCGCGACCACGATCCTGGCGCACGTGGGCGCCGGCGACCACCTCGTCACCCAACGCCAGCTCTACGGCGGAACCGCCATTTTCTTCGCCGAACAGCTGCCCCGCTTCGGCGTCGAGCTGACCTACCTTGAGCACCCCGACGGGTCGGCGGTCACCGCGGCAATCCGCCCCGCGACCAAGCTCGTCTACCTGGAGACGCCGTCCAACCCCCTGTTGAACGTGGTGGATATCGAGGATACGTCGCGCGCCGCGGCTCGAGCCGGCGTCCCGACGGTCTTCGACAACACCTTCGCGACGCCGTACCTCCAACGGCCGCTCGAGCTGGGCGCGACGTTCGTCGTCCACTCGGCCACGAAATACTTCGGCGGCCACGACGTAATCGCCGGCGTGCTGGCGGGGCCGGCGGACCGGCTCCACGAAATAAGGAAAACGCTCTACAAGGACCTGGGCGTCGCGCCGGCGCCGGCGACGTCGTACCAATTCATCCGCGGCCTTAAAACCATGCCGCTGCGGATGGACCGCCATTGCGCCAACGCCCAGGCGATAGCAGAATTCCTCGCGACCCACGGAAAAGTCCAGAAAGTATACTACCCCGGCCTGCCGTGCCACCCGGGCCACGAACTCGCCCGGCGCCAGATGAGTAAGTTCGGCGGCATTTTGGCGTTCGAGCTCGCCGACGGGGAGGCGGCGCGGCGGTTCCTCGGGGCGCTCGAGCTGTGCATCTTCGCCGTCAGCCTGGGCGACCCGCTCACGCTGGTACAACATCCGCCGGGCGTGACCCACGGCGTCTTCGAAGCGGAGCGAGCCTCCGGCGCCGGCATGGCGCCCGGCTTCGTAAGGATATCGGCCGGCTTGGAAGACGCGGAAGACGTTATCGCCGATCTGGCCCAAGCCCTGGACAAAGCGTGATCGTAAGAAGCGAGGTAGATATGCGTCGTCTCGCAAAGGCCTTGGCGTTATGCAGCACCTTGCCCCTGGTCGCCGGTTGCATTTCGTACAACCAGCACACCACCTTCGAAAGCGACGGTTCCGGCCGTATAGTACTGGATACGTGGGTCCGCTACTTCGGCGACGAAGAAGGAGACCAAACCGCGGGGGAAAACGTAACGCCCGAGGCCAGCGACGAACTGGACCCCGCTTTCGCCGGCTTGAAGGGCGTAACGGTCGAGGAAAATTGGGCCAAGGTCGAGGGCGAGGGAGACGACCGCCGCGAACACACTCATATCGTCCTCGGCTTCGACAAAGTCGAAAGGTTTAGCGGCCACGGCGTCTTCAAAAACCAGGAATTGACGTTCCAAAAGGACGGCAACGAATTCCTATTTAAGCAGGTTATCCTTAATGAACGAGAGGAAGAACCGGAAGAGTCCACGAAGGAAAGCGAAGAGCTAGCTCGCACCCTTTTCGAAGGTTACACGTTTACGTACACGGTGGTCATGCCGGGCCGCGTCGTCGACACCACCGGGACCGTGGGCGACGACGGCCGGACGGTAACGTGGGAATGGCCGCTTTACGATTTCGCCAACCTGGAGGAAGTTATAATGACGGCTGCGTCGCTAAAGGAGTGATGCCCGCCGCGGACGGAAATTGCGGTTGACAGGTGAGGCGTCCGTTGTTAGAATCGCGCTAGTCGGGAGCGCCACGGCGCGATAGCGGGGCCGAGGCGCGTAAAGTACATTAACGCTCCAAAACGTTTTCATAAATTAGGAGGAAATTTTTATGCGTTTCAAAATCGCGGGCCTCGCGGCCCTCGCGGTAGCTCTGGTCATAGTAGCCGGCTGCATAAACTACGACCAGGAGCTTACGCTAAATACCGACGGTTCGGGGACGATAAAAATTAGGTACGACCGGACGGGCGGAAGCACCGGCGAAGAAAAAGAAGGGGAAGGCAGCCTCGACTTGAGCGCCGCGCCCAAGCTATCGTTCACCGAGAAAGAGATTATGGCGGAATACGAGGGCGCGCCCGTCACGGTCCGCGACATCGAAATCGGCGAAACGGACGCCGGCGTCCCCGAGGCCACCTACTACATCGACTTCAACAACATCACGGACCTGAACGGCCGCGGCGTCTTCGCCCTCGAGGGCGAGAAGCTCAAACAAACGTTCTCCCTCGACACGGCGGGCGACACGCAGGTCTTTAAGCAACTCGTCCAACTAAAAATGGACATCGAGGACCCGTCCCAACTTTCCGATTATAAATTCAACTATATTTTGAACGCCCCCGCCGAGGTCGTCGAAAACAACGGCACCGCTACCGGCAATACCGTCAAATGGGAATACTCCCTGGATAAACTCATCAATACCGACACCGAGATGACGGCGACCTACAAAGCGGCCGCGCCGGGTGCCGGCGGCAAAATCGCCGTTATTATCGGCATCATCCTCTGCGTCATAATAGTAATCGTTATAATCATCGTAATCATCGTACTGCTGACCAAAAAGAAGAAGAAGCCTGCGGGGCCGGCACCGACGCCGACGCCGCCCTCCGAACCTGAACAACCCTCCGCTTAACCCTCAACTCACGCGGGTAAATGGAAACCAGGGGCGGCCGCAAGGCCGCCCTTTACACCCGTTACGACCCGTATTGAGACGGCAACCCGACCGCCGCCGGACGGGAAAGGTTTGATGGCGCGACAAAGCAAATTAATCGATATGCTCGTTAACGAGCTGACCAAGATGCCGGGCGTCGGCCGCAAAACCGCCCAACGGCTGACTTTCTTCCTCCTGAAAGCCCCCGAAGGGTACGTCGAAAACTTGGCTCGACTTCTCAACGAAGTCAGAGAGCACGTAAACCCGTGCCGGGAATGCGGCAACCTGACCGAGGGGGAACGTTGCAACGTATGCGCCGACGACACCCGCAACCGCCGCCTTATATGCGTCGTGGAGGAACCGTCCCATATCAACCTCGTCGAGCGCACCGGCGAATTCAATGGCGTTTACCACGTCCTTATGGGTGTTATATCGCCGTTGGAAGGCATAGGCCCCGACCAACTGCGGATGGCGGAACTCGTGAGCCGGACCCAGAGCCACCAGGCCGTCGAGGTGATAGTCGCGACCGACCCCGACGTCGAAGGCGATACCACGGCCTACTACATCGCCAAGCTGCTGTCACCGCTGGACGTCAAAGTCACGCGTATCGCCCGGGGTCTGCCCGTGGGCGGCGACCTCGACTTCGCCGACGAAGTTACGCTGGCGAAGGCTATCGCCGGGCGGCAGGAAATAGGAAAATAACCTAACCTTGCGCCAAACGGGTACTAAGCAAAAAACCGGGCGTCGCCGCCCGGCTCGTTCGTCTCGGTTTCACTCTATCTGAATAACGCCTTAACGCGACCCAACGACCTGGGCTCGACGGCCACGCCCCTTAAATCGACTTTCCACAAACGGCCATCGTTCGCCAGCGTGCTGACCCACAGGTACCTACCGTCGTACGCCGCCCCCCAGGGTTCGTCGGCGGGCGTCGCGAACGAACCGGCCACGGTACCGCTCACCGGTTCGAAACCGACGACCCGATAGTTTTTCGTAACGTCGTCGTACTCCGGCCCCCAAAGGTTCGCCCCGTCCCAGGCAAGGTCGTATAGCTCGTAAAGAGCCGAGTACGATTTTACTAAGCGGCCGTCGATACGCATTTGGTAGTACGGGTGGGACCACTGACTACCCTTCTCCGTGCCCCATAAATGGAAGCCGGACCACGTAAGACCCTGGCCGAAGTTCCAGCTCGCCTTAAAAGAGGAGACTACGCCGCCGCCCCATTCGAACCGGTGAATATAGTCGGTCGCCTTGTTCCCGACCCAGAAGTATTTACCGTCGTACGCCAAACCGGCGGTATCGGGGCCGGCCTTCGCGAACTTGAAAGAACCGAGCACCTTCCCGTTGCCGGGGCCGACCTTCCAAATCAGGTACGGAGCCGTTTGGCAAAAGCAGTAGGCGTTGCCGTTCGCCCAGGTGAGCGCGACGGGTTTCGGCGCAGGCGCGGGGAAGGAAGCTACTATCTCGCCGAAGCGGCCTGAAGCGGTAGCGGCCGTCAACGCGCATACCGTCGCGGCTAAAAATACTAAACGCACAGCTATTCTCATATCTCCACCTTGTCTATCGGTAACGGTTTTAATATAAAGGTTTCACCCGAAATAATCAAGGGAAAAGGGGTTCGTCGCCCCGCCGGCTTTCGACCCGGAACGCCGATAAGCTTTTATAAAAAACGTTTTCTACCTAAACCGACTTTATGTTATAATATTAAAAAGAGTAGAAGCGGCCGAACTAAATTACTTTACCGGATAGCGTTATAAAATACCCTCCAAACGTAAAATTATACGGTTACCCAAGCCGATCAGCGGCGTCGCGGAAAGGCCGAGTCCGCACACCGGTCGCTTTTATACCCTTTCGCGCGACGTCGAACGTAAAATTTAAACCTAGCGAGGTGATACGAATTGCCGGATAAAATCGTCGAAATCCGGTGGCACGGCCGCGGCGGCCAGGGCGTTAAAACCGCTGCGATGTTGTTCGCCGAGGCGGCGTACGAGGGCGGTAAATACGTCCAAGGTTTTTCCGATTACGGGCCCGAGCGCTCGGGCGCGCCGATTCAAGGCTTTACTCGCCTCAGCGACGGCCGCATCTACCTCCACAACTTCATCACGGAACCGGACGTAGTCGTAGTATTGGACCCATCCCTCTTGGGGACCGTCGCCGTGACCGAGGGGTTGAAAAAAGGCGGCAAAGTCCTAGTAAATTCTTCCCACGACCCCGCCGAGCTCGCCGCCCAATTAGGGGTAGACAAAGAGCAAGTGTTCGTCGTGGACGCCAAGAAAATCTCGCTCGAGACGATGGGTCGCGACATGCCCAACTCGCCGATGATGGGCGCCTTGGTAAAAGTCGTCGGCCTGGTCGAATTGCCCTGGGTCAACGAAACGTTCGAAAAGAAGTTCGGCGCGAAATCCGAGAAAATCGTGGCCGATAACGTCGCCGCGGTAAAGAGGGCGTACGACGAGGTGCGCGGCGCCGCCAGTTAATAACCGGAGGCAACGTAAAGATGGAGAAAAAGAAAGGCTGGAAAGAAGTACCGCTGGGCGGCTTGATCACGGAGGCCGGCAACGCCGACGAGTACGAGACCGGCTCGTGGCGAACGTTTAAGCCGGTATTGAATCCGGAAGCTTGTAACAACTGCCTTATTTGTTGGATTTTCTGCCCGGACACGTCGATCCGTATCGAGGACGAGAAAATGGTCGGCTTCGATTACGTTCACTGTAAAGGTTGCGGCATTTGCGCCGCCGAGTGTCCGAAAAAAGCCATCGAGATGGTACTAGACGAACAGAAATAGGAGACCGCTGTGGGCAAAACACCCGTTCGACAAATAAAAATGCCGCTCACGGGCAACGACGCGAGCGCGTTCGCTATGAAACAGGTCAACCCCGACGTCGTAGCCGCTTACCCTATTACGCCGCAGACCGAACTTATGCAGACGTTCGCGCAATACGTCGCCGACGGCGACGTCGATACCGCGCTCATAACGGTCGAGAGCGAGCACTCCGCCATGAGCGCCTGCATCGGCGCCGCGGCCGCGGGCGCCCGCACCATGACGGCCACCTCGGCCAACGGCTTCGCGCTGATGTGGGAAGTCCTCTACATCGCCGCCTCGTTGCGCCTCCCCATCACCATGGCGGTCGTGAACCGCGCCCTGTCCGGGCCCATCAACATCCACTGCGACCACTCCGACTCCATGGGCGGCCGGGACGCGGGTTGGATACAAATATACGCCGAAAACCCGCAAGAGGCGTACGACCTGTGGCTTATCGGCATAAAGGCCGCGGAGAACCACGACGTCCTTCTGCCGGCGATGGTTATGTACGACGGCTTCATCATTAGCCACACCATGGAAGTCGTGGAGACGCTCACCGAAGACGTGATCAGGGATTACATCGGCCCCTACAAACCGGCGTACGCCTTGCTCCTGGACGAGAAACCGTTCACCGTCGGGCCGTTGGACTTCCACGATTATTACTTCGAGCACAAGCGCCAGGAGCTCGAGGGTATGGAACAGGCGCCCGCGGCGCTCGCCGCCGCCGCGGCCGAGTACGAAAAGCTCTCCGGCCGCCGCTACGGCCCGGTCGAAACGTACCGAGCCGACGACGCCGACGTCATAATGGTGGCGCTCGGGTCCACCGCCGGGACGGCGCGCTACGTCGTGGACGTACTGCGCGAGCAGGGCAAATCCGTCGGCCTTATGAAGCTGAGGACCTTCCGCCCGTTCCCCCACCGCGAAGTCGCCGACGCCCTCGGCAAGACGAAATGCGTCGTGGTGTGCGACCGCGTCGCGTCGTTCGGCGCGTTCGGCTCGCCCACTTTTATGGAGGTGCGGAGCGCGCTCTACGAGGTCCCCGATAGGCCGTTGGCCATAAACTACATCTACGGCCTCGGCGGCCGCGACACCGGCCCCGACCTCCTCGAGCAAGCGTTTGAAGAGGGCCTCCGCGTAGCCCAAACCGGCAAAATCGAACAGCACGTGGGCTACCTCGGCGTACGTTAAGGGACTGCAGTCGGAACTCTTAAGGAGTGTATAGATGACTACGCTTAAGGAATTATCTCACCGCGAAGAACGCTTTACCGGCGGCCACCGGCTGTGCGCGGGCTGCGGCGCCGCCATCGTCGCCCGGCAAGTCCTGCTCGCCGCCGACGGGCCGGTAGTAATCGGCAACGCCACCGGCTGCCTGGAAGTCGCGACGACCCTTTATCCGTACTCGTCGTGGAAAGTCCCCTGGATCCACAACGCGTTCGAAAACGTCGCCGCGACTATTTCGGGCGTGGAGACGGCCTACCGCGTATTCAAACAACAAGGCAAGCTGGCCAAGGATTTCCATTTCGTCGCTTTCGGCGGTGACGGCGGCACGTACGATATTGGCCTGCAGGCGTTATCGGGTGCGCTCGAGCGCGGCCATAAGATGCTCTACGTCTGCTACGACAACCAGGCCTACATGAACACCGGCATTCAGCGCTCCGGCGCCACGCCCAAGGGCGCTTCTACCACCACCGCCCCGCACGGTAAATTAATCCCGGGTAAAATCCAACGCCGTAAAGACCTCACCGCCATCGTCGCGGCGCACCACATCCCGTACGCGGCGCAGGCCGCGCCCCACGCCTTCATGGACCTGGTGCGTAAGGTCGAGAAAGCGCTCGCCGCCGACGGCCCCTCCTTCATCAACGTCCTCTCGCCCTGCCATCGCGGTTGGCGCCACGCCCCCGAGGAAACGCTCGAGGTAACCCGCATCGCCGCCAACACCTGCTTCTGGCCGCTTTACGAAATAGTCGACGACCAGTGGAAGCTTACCTATAAACCCCGGAAAAAATTGCCCGTCGAGGATTGGTTGAAGTTCCAGGGCCGTTTCAAGCACCTTTTCGACGACGGCGGCCACCCCAAGCTCGTCGCCGAGATCCAGGCCGACGTCGACCGCGACTGGGAGGACCTCCTCATACGCTGCGGCGAGTTGCCGCCGCGCGAGTGCCGCGACGAAAAGGCGAAGGAATAGCAACCGCTAAAATCAGGCCTACGCGAAAGCCGTCCACGAGGGCGGCTTTTTTACCCCGAAAAACACGATAATAACGGGTCGAAGGCCCGATAACGCGTAACGGCACCGTTTTCCGGTATAACTTGTCTTGGGCAACTTTTTTTGGTAAAATAACGTAATTTACTAAAAAGAGTTATAATACATATTATGAAGGCCGTTACGTTCATATCCGCGCTTCTTGTGGTCGCCGCCGGCGCGCACGCCTCGGAGCTTACGCTCGAGGAGGCGATAGACTTCGCGCTCGCCCGGAGCCCGGCGGCCGCGGCGGCGGAGGCCGCGTACCTGTACGGCCGAGCCGACCTCTACCAGGGATGGGGCGGCGTCCTCCCCGCGGCGAACTTGTCCTACTCCGGCTCGCGTTACTTCGACCGCGAGGCGTTCCGCGTGGGCGGCTACGAAATACCCGGCTACAGGCCGCCCATACATTATTACTACGCCCAGGGCCGGTTGGACCAACCGTTGTTCGCCGGCGGCAGGTTGATATGGGGCGTCATGTCGGGGCGGGCGTCGGCTCGAGCCGGCAAGGCCGCCCGCGTTGAACAGCGCCAATCGCTGGTCGTCGAAATCGCCCGCGCCTATCTGGCCGTATTAAAAGCGCAGGGTTTGAAAAACGTCGCCGACACTTCGCTCGAGGCCGGCCGCAATAACGAGGAGCTCGCGTCGGCCCAATACGAGTCCGAGGCGATCTCGCGGGCGGAATACCTCAAGGCCGTCGTCCGGCGGGGCGTAGACGAAACGGCGTCGATCGCCGCGGAAGCGGCCGTCGAAACCGCGCGGCTGGCTTTCTTCAACGCCGCCGGTATGGAACCGGACGACAACCTCACCTTCGCCGAAGTCGAGGGTTTCGAACCGCGGGAATTACCCTCCCCGGCCGAGCTGACCGAGCAAGCCATGGCCCGCCGCCCGGACGTGACCAGAACGAACGCCGAAAAGCGCGTCGCCGACCTCGGCGTACGGTCCGCCCGGGCGGGGTGGTTCCCCTCGCTGGCGGCGTCCGCCATCTACGCCTGGAACGACGTCAACTCCCCCTCCCGCGAAACATGGAACGACTTCGACGAGTGGACCGTGGGCGCGACCGCGTCGTGGGACCTATTCGACGGTTTTTCGACCAAAGCCAACGTAGACCGCGCCCGGGCCGCGGCGGCGACCGTCCGCGTGGCGCACGACCGACTACGCGACGCCGTGGCGTTGGACGTTACAACGGCCTACTACGAATACAAGAAGCAAGCCGAGACGGTCACTGTAGCGGAGAAGACCGCGGCCGCCGCGGAAGAGGAATTCACCATCGTCCAAGAACTTTACGCGCTCGGCGGCGCCTCCACCCTCGAGCTGACCGACGCCCAGGCCCGGTTCGTCGAAGCCCAAAACGCTTTCGTCGAAGCGAAATACGACTTCCTCATCGCCGACTTCGACCTGAAGCGCGCGTTGGGCCAACTGAAATATTAGCGGCGTTTTACCGTTCGTTCACGGCCTACGGCCCTTTTAATCCTTCGACCCGACGTAGGCTGCGGGCCTCAACCGGGGGCCGGCGGACGCCGTATCAATTCGCGCCCTAAGGGGTACTCGAGATGAAACGCCAAATCCGTATGACCAAAGTGCGGTGGGCCCTGGTAGTTATAATATGGCTCATATTAATCTCGTGCCCGCTGCTCGTCACCAACTCCAAACGCCAACAGGTCCCCCCCGTCCGGGTGGATACCGTCACGAGCGCGGACATCACGTCGTACGTATCCGGCCCGGCTACCGTCGACCCCCGCGTGAGCGTCGACATCTCGGCCAACATCATGGGCAAGGTGACGAAGATTTTCGTCGAAGAAGGCGAACGGGTAGCCAAAGGCGATATCCTGTTGGAGCTCGAGCAAACGCAATACCGCGCCACCCGCGACGAGGCGGGCGCGGCCTACCGGAGCGCCGTCCGCAGCCTGGAGCTCACCGCAACGAAATGGAACACGGCCCGGGAAGTCTTCGACCGCAAGCAGAAACTATACGACAAGCATCTCATATCGCGCGAACAGTACGACCTCGCCAACACCCAATTCGAAGCCGAACGGACCGAACACGAGCTGGCTCGAGACAACGTCGTACGGGCGCGGGCCTTTTTGGTTCAGGCCAAAGATTCGCTCGATAAAACGATCTACACCTCTCCCCTCGACGGCGTCGTAACGGCGCTCAACGTCGAGGAGGGCGAGTTCACCGTCGTGGGCACGCTCAACACGCCCGGCACGGTAATGGTCACGGTGGCGGACCTGGCCGCCATGCAGGTCGTGGCCGACGTCGACGAAACCGACGTCGTCAACGTCGAGCTGGGGCACCCGTCCTCGGTAACTATAGACGCCTTCCCGAACGAAATATACCGGGGAGAAGTCATCGAGATCGCCTCCAGCGCCAAGGAATCGGTGTTCACTACCACCGACGAAAAGACCTCCGCCGATTTCGAAGTCAAAGTCTTACTCGCCGGCGATACGTCGGCGCTCCGCCCGGGGATGACCGCGACCGCGGACGTCATTACGGCCGAGGCCGAAGGCGTAACCGCCATCCCCATCCAAGCGCTCGTTACGCGCACCCGCGAAACCGTTACGGAGTGGGAGGAGGCGCGCGCCGGAAAAAGCGGCGACCGCGAGAAACCCAAGGAAAAAGCCAAGCCGCAATCGGACTTATTCCGCACCGACTACGTGAAAGGCGTCTTCGTTTTCGACGACGAGAAGCCGTTCGTAAAGCGGGCCCGCTTCGTCCGCGTGGAAGCGGGCATTATGGGCGACCGGTACGTGGAAATCAAGAAGGGCCTAAAAGGCGGCGAGACTATCATCGTCGGCCCGTACAAAACGCTGCGCCGCCTGAACGACGGCGACCTGGTCCGGCTGGAGAAGAAGGAGCCGACGGAAGAAGAGCAAACGTAATGGCCGAGCCGCTCATAAAATTACGCGACATAGTTAAAATTTACCACATGGGCGGCGAAGACGTCGTCGCGCTTAAAGACATTAACTTCGACGTCCGGCGAGGAGAATACGCCGCCATTATGGGGCCGTCGGGCTCCGGCAAATCGACGTTGATGAACATCATCGGCTGTCTCGACGTCCCGACCGGCGGCTCCTACCACTTGAACGGCCAGGAGGTGGCGGCGGCCACCGAAGACGAACTGGCCGCCATCCGCAACCGCGAAATAGGCTTCGTCTTCCAGACGTTCAACCTCCTCCCCCGCGCCACCGCGGCCAAAAACGTCGAGCTCCCGCTGATATACGCCGGCATCCCGCCCGAGGAACGCCGCCGACGCGCCGCCGAGGTCCTGGAGGCGGTGGGGCTCGCGAAACGCGGCCACCACAAACCGAACGAAATGTCGGGGGGAGAACGGCAGCGCGTCGCCATCGCCCGGGCGCTCGTCAACCGCCCCTCGGTCGTGCTGGCGGACGAGCCCACCGGAAACCTCGATACCAAGATAGGCGACGAAATACTGGCCGTGTTTCAACACATAAACGACGAAGGCAAGACGGTCATAGTCGTAACGCACGACCCCGACGTCGCGGCCAAAGCCCGAAGCACCATCGTACTGCGTGACGGCCAGATCGTCGACCGGGTGAACAAGAAAACGAAAAAGCCGCGAGGGCTTCGCGGCGGCTAAGCGGCAATCGGGGGGCTTAATATATTTCGGCCGGGACGCCGGCCTCCTCGCACACGCGGCGCGCTATGGCCGCGAGCCGCTCGCGGGGGACCATCTGAACGCCGGGCCGCGCTACGGGACGGTCGGTAGTATAGACCTGGACCGCCGACGGCTTCACCGCCGCTACCGCGCTTACGTAATCGGCCACCGCGCCGTCGTCGGCGTTTCCCGCGTCGCCGGCGACGAAGCAAGATTGGACCGTAAAATTATCCAAAGCGGCGAGCCCTTCCAAAATAGCGTCGAACGATACGCCGGCCGCCGGCACGTTGACCGCGGCGAAGAGCTCCGCCGAGCCGGCGTCCAACTTCATGATGGGCGCGTCCAACGAAGCGAGGGCGGCCCGTATCTCCGGGCGGTCGACGGTACTGGAGTTCGAGAGCGCCGCCAGCTTCGCCGTGGGGCACAGCTCGTCGCGGACCGCCCGCACGGCCTCGACCGTCGCCGGGAATTCGGGGTGCAGCGTAGGCTCGCCGTTCCCGGAGAAAGTTACGTAATTCGGGGCCGGAATCGACCCGAGCGCGTCGCGGAGAGCGCCGGCGATTTCCGCGGCGGGCGGCAGCATATGGTTGAAACCCCTGCTCGAGGGAACGTGGTACGTCGTCGGGCCGTACTGGCAGTATATGCAATCGAACGAACAGATCTTCGCGACCGTGGGCGATACGTTTATGCCCAACGAGGGCCCCAGCCGTCGAGACGCGATGGGCCCGTAGATCACCGTTTTTTGAAGCTCTAGATAAGACATCGCGCCATCATAAAATAAATACTACCTTTAGACAACAACAAATAATAAGAGGTGTCTCCCGAGATGGCGGAGTGCAAGGTGAACGACAACCTGGTTTCTTGTAATTGCACGTACGAGCCGTGTAGCAGGAAAGGCCGCTGTTGCGACTGCATTTCGTACCACCGCGCGGCGGGGGAATTGCCCGCGTGCTGCTTCGACGCCGCCGCGGAGAAGAAGTACGACCGGTCCGTCGGCCATTTCGTCCGGTGCCAAACCCGCTAGCGAAAAACCGTTGACGGCCGGCGCGGCATAGCTTATATTTTCTGGAAGGGAGCCGTCCGGCACAAGCGCCTTTGGGTAGCGCGGAATCATGAAACTATCCATCATCATCCCGGTTTTCAACGAAGAAGCCAC
This region of bacterium genomic DNA includes:
- a CDS encoding DUF6485 family protein — translated: MAECKVNDNLVSCNCTYEPCSRKGRCCDCISYHRAAGELPACCFDAAAEKKYDRSVGHFVRCQTR
- a CDS encoding radical SAM protein, producing the protein MSYLELQKTVIYGPIASRRLGPSLGINVSPTVAKICSFDCIYCQYGPTTYHVPSSRGFNHMLPPAAEIAGALRDALGSIPAPNYVTFSGNGEPTLHPEFPATVEAVRAVRDELCPTAKLAALSNSSTVDRPEIRAALASLDAPIMKLDAGSAELFAAVNVPAAGVSFDAILEGLAALDNFTVQSCFVAGDAGNADDGAVADYVSAVAAVKPSAVQVYTTDRPVARPGVQMVPRERLAAIARRVCEEAGVPAEIY
- a CDS encoding ABC transporter ATP-binding protein, whose product is MAEPLIKLRDIVKIYHMGGEDVVALKDINFDVRRGEYAAIMGPSGSGKSTLMNIIGCLDVPTGGSYHLNGQEVAAATEDELAAIRNREIGFVFQTFNLLPRATAAKNVELPLIYAGIPPEERRRRAAEVLEAVGLAKRGHHKPNEMSGGERQRVAIARALVNRPSVVLADEPTGNLDTKIGDEILAVFQHINDEGKTVIVVTHDPDVAAKARSTIVLRDGQIVDRVNKKTKKPRGLRGG